The proteins below are encoded in one region of Nakamurella flava:
- a CDS encoding TetR/AcrR family transcriptional regulator gives MGDSGGRGRPGRPRRVPDTGTLSPRDQILDAAAALFVAHGFAGTSTRMIAERVGIRQASLYYHYAGKDDILADLLSSSVRPSLDRIRALEDRSAAGGTIDGGALLYAAVLIDVRTLAATSHNVGTLYLLPEIQHERFDAFRAEREDLRVTYDRLGRAASRAAGGATLGETDGLLGDLLIQLAETVIQLRRTREPRPEDAHAIAGACLRICGAESAIVERARRGAIALLEDALVN, from the coding sequence ATGGGGGACTCCGGTGGACGAGGACGACCCGGTCGGCCCCGTCGCGTCCCGGACACCGGGACCCTGTCACCGCGGGACCAGATCCTCGACGCCGCAGCGGCTCTGTTCGTCGCCCACGGGTTCGCGGGCACGTCGACCCGGATGATCGCCGAACGCGTCGGCATCCGTCAGGCGTCGCTGTACTACCACTACGCCGGTAAGGACGACATCCTCGCCGACCTGCTCAGCTCCTCGGTGCGGCCCAGCCTGGACCGCATCCGGGCGCTTGAGGACAGGTCGGCGGCGGGCGGGACCATCGACGGGGGCGCCCTGCTCTACGCCGCCGTGCTCATCGACGTCCGCACCCTGGCCGCGACCTCGCACAACGTCGGCACCCTCTACCTGCTGCCCGAGATCCAGCACGAGCGGTTCGACGCGTTCCGGGCCGAACGGGAGGATTTGCGGGTCACCTACGACCGGTTGGGGCGGGCGGCGTCCCGGGCCGCCGGTGGTGCGACGCTCGGTGAGACCGACGGCCTGCTGGGCGATCTGCTCATCCAACTGGCCGAGACGGTCATCCAACTCCGGCGGACACGCGAGCCCCGACCCGAGGACGCGCACGCCATCGCCGGCGCCTGCCTGCGCATCTGCGGGGCCGAGTCGGCGATCGTCGAACGGGCCCGCCGAGGCGCGATCGCTCTCCTGGAGGACGCCCTGGTGAATTGA
- the atzF gene encoding allophanate hydrolase, translating to MTAVTVQSPAVARVRAAYDRIRTADRPEVWITLRPEDELVAEAAAVDPTRPLAGLLVAVKDNIDVAGLPTTAAAPTYAYEPQADSTAVARLRAAGAIVLGKTNLDQFATGLVGTRSPYGAVRHAFHPDRISGGSSSGSAVAVALGIADLALGTDTAGSGRVPAALHGLVGVKPTKGLVPVTGVVPACYTQDCVTVFARDLTLARIAAEIMTGPDPVDPLSRLDQPGPAPAARPRIAVPTAEHLEGLATGWAEAFTATVDRLAATGVEIVPVDITPLLDAARLLYEGAFVAERFAAVGEHLETVGEQAEGIDPTVASIILGARRFSAADWAADTVRLAELGARGRDLLTGCDALLTPTTTGHPTLAEVAADPVGANSRLGRFTNFANLLDMAALAVPAGFVDGRPFGVMFTGPAFSDRALAVLAGRLANPTLEMFVVGAHLTGQPLNAQLVAAGGTLVGPARTTDRYRLHALDTLPAKPGLVRVAEGESGHPIEGEVWRIPAAGFGTFVAAVPAPMAIGTVDLQDGRQSSGFLVEPVAVRDAPDISHHGGWRAHLTAQAVRRSN from the coding sequence ATGACCGCCGTGACCGTGCAGAGCCCCGCCGTCGCCCGGGTCCGGGCCGCCTACGACCGCATCCGCACGGCCGACCGGCCCGAAGTGTGGATCACCCTGCGTCCCGAGGACGAGCTGGTCGCCGAGGCGGCCGCCGTCGACCCGACCCGGCCGTTGGCCGGACTGCTCGTCGCGGTAAAGGACAACATCGACGTGGCCGGACTGCCGACCACGGCGGCGGCCCCCACCTACGCGTACGAGCCCCAGGCCGACAGCACCGCCGTGGCCCGGTTGCGGGCGGCCGGTGCAATCGTCCTCGGCAAGACCAACCTCGACCAGTTCGCCACCGGCCTGGTCGGCACCCGGAGCCCTTACGGCGCGGTCCGCCACGCCTTCCACCCCGACCGCATCTCCGGCGGATCGTCGTCCGGCTCGGCGGTGGCCGTTGCGTTGGGCATCGCCGACCTGGCCCTGGGCACCGACACCGCCGGGTCCGGACGGGTGCCGGCCGCCCTGCACGGACTCGTCGGGGTCAAGCCGACCAAGGGGCTGGTGCCGGTCACCGGTGTCGTCCCCGCCTGCTACACCCAGGACTGCGTCACCGTCTTCGCCCGGGACCTGACGCTGGCCCGCATCGCCGCCGAGATCATGACCGGCCCCGACCCGGTGGACCCGCTGAGTCGCCTCGACCAGCCCGGTCCGGCGCCGGCCGCGAGGCCACGGATCGCCGTCCCCACCGCCGAGCACCTGGAGGGACTGGCGACCGGCTGGGCCGAGGCGTTCACCGCCACCGTCGACCGACTGGCCGCCACCGGGGTCGAGATCGTTCCCGTCGACATCACCCCGCTCCTGGACGCGGCCCGGCTGCTCTACGAGGGTGCCTTCGTGGCCGAACGGTTCGCCGCGGTCGGCGAACACCTCGAAACCGTCGGCGAACAGGCCGAAGGTATCGACCCGACCGTGGCGTCGATCATCCTCGGCGCGCGCCGCTTCTCGGCGGCCGACTGGGCCGCCGACACGGTCCGGCTGGCCGAGCTCGGGGCCCGCGGACGGGACCTGCTCACCGGGTGCGATGCGCTGCTCACCCCGACGACCACCGGACATCCCACCCTGGCCGAAGTGGCGGCTGACCCGGTCGGCGCCAATTCCCGGCTCGGGCGGTTCACCAACTTCGCCAACCTGCTCGACATGGCCGCACTCGCCGTTCCCGCCGGATTCGTCGACGGCCGGCCGTTCGGCGTGATGTTCACCGGACCGGCCTTCTCCGACCGTGCGCTCGCCGTGCTCGCGGGTCGCCTGGCCAACCCGACCCTCGAGATGTTCGTGGTGGGTGCGCATCTCACTGGTCAACCGCTCAACGCCCAGCTCGTGGCGGCCGGCGGCACCCTCGTCGGCCCGGCTCGCACCACCGATCGCTACCGGTTGCACGCCCTGGACACCCTGCCGGCCAAGCCGGGTCTCGTGCGGGTCGCCGAGGGGGAGAGCGGACACCCCATCGAAGGGGAGGTGTGGCGGATACCGGCGGCCGGGTTCGGCACCTTCGTGGCCGCCGTCCCCGCCCCCATGGCCATCGGCACCGTCGACCTGCAGGACGGCCGGCAGTCATCGGGTTTCCTGGTCGAGCCCGTCGCCGTGCGGGACGCCCCCGACATCAGCCACCACGGCGGCTGGCGGGCGCACCTGACCGCACAGGCCGTGCGCAGGTCGAACTGA
- the uca gene encoding urea carboxylase yields MTPTVLVANRGEIARRVIRSARNLGLRTVAVFSDADRAAPHVREADQAVRLGPAPARDSYLRTDLILQAAQDTGATIVHPGYGFLSENADFARRLEEAGIVFAGPTADQIVAFGAKHTARALARDAGVPMLAGTDLLADVDAAVAAADAIGYPVMVKATGGGGGIGMQACADADAVSDAFGRVAALARQNFSSAGVFLERLVRPARHVEVQVFGDGAGRIAVIGDRDCSLQRRNQKVIEEAPAPALPDHVRQTLHRSAHDLLAAVRYRSAGTVEFVYDPVREEAAFLEVNTRLQVEHPVTEEVYGVDLVDLMLRLARDGQVEPDVFTREWVADGSAIEARVYAEDPGRDCLPSSGLVTHASLPGQGSPSMSGVRVDGYVETGLEVSPFYDPMLAKVIATGVNRDAALDLLGEALSASRIDGIVTNLGLLRALTDEIDLRAAVHSTSTLSETADPDARIDVLAVGPMTTVQDLPGRLGYWHVGVPPSGPFDPVSLTEANRAVGNPSSAPGLEITGGGITVRFSTASVVAVAGAEVEIALDGEPAAGWAPIEIPAGGVLTVGAATGLGLRSYLAVRGGLDVPEYLGSTATFTLGGFGGHGGRALVVGDVLRPRSADAAENPGLTTIAGPAPADRRLALTHDWQIGVTEGPHAAPDFFTRADIEQLYAAEWEVHHNSARTGIRLIGPKPTWARTDGGEAGLHPSNIHDTPYAIGALDFTGDTPIILGPDGPSLGGFVCPAVVASGELWKLGQLRPGDRLRFVPVPEAAAAGLVERRSRLTVPRLGGDGDDGVLARREAGDDRPSVTYRRDGDDNVLVEYGPMALDLGLRMRVHALQEVLRQHAPRGIVDVTPGIRSLQVHSDPSVLKARDLGRLLGELEDLVPPTRELVVPSRTVRLPLSWDDPATRLATERYMAGVRSDAPWCPWNIEFIRRINGLDSVDDVFRTVFDASYLVLGLGDVYLGAPVATPLDPRHRLVTTKYNPARTWTAENSVGIGGAYLCIYGMEGPGGYQFVGRTTQIWNRFRRGGLFAENPWALRFFDRIEWYPVSAEELLELRAETDAGRGPVDTTDGTFSISGYERFLADNADSISTFRERQSRAFDEEKDRWRAAGEFDRRHEPPATDSSEIDLPAGAIAVTAPFTATVWQLNAEPGATVADRDPILALEAMKMETRVPAPVAGTLLEVYVRPGDEVRAGQLLAAVRP; encoded by the coding sequence ATGACGCCCACCGTGCTCGTCGCCAATCGCGGCGAGATCGCCCGCCGGGTCATCCGTTCCGCCCGGAACTTGGGGCTGCGCACCGTCGCCGTGTTCTCCGACGCCGATCGCGCCGCCCCCCACGTCCGCGAGGCCGACCAGGCCGTGCGGCTGGGCCCGGCTCCGGCCCGTGACTCCTACCTGCGCACCGACCTGATCCTGCAGGCGGCCCAGGACACCGGGGCGACGATCGTCCATCCCGGGTACGGGTTCCTCTCCGAGAACGCCGATTTCGCAAGGCGTCTGGAAGAGGCCGGCATCGTCTTCGCCGGTCCGACGGCCGATCAGATCGTCGCGTTCGGGGCCAAGCACACCGCGCGGGCGTTGGCCCGCGACGCGGGGGTGCCGATGCTCGCCGGCACCGACCTGCTGGCCGACGTCGACGCGGCCGTCGCCGCGGCCGACGCCATCGGCTACCCGGTGATGGTCAAGGCCACCGGCGGCGGCGGAGGCATCGGCATGCAGGCGTGCGCCGACGCCGACGCCGTCAGCGACGCCTTCGGTCGCGTCGCCGCCCTCGCCCGCCAGAACTTCTCGTCCGCCGGGGTCTTCCTGGAACGGCTCGTGCGGCCCGCCCGACACGTCGAGGTCCAGGTGTTCGGCGACGGCGCCGGCCGCATCGCCGTGATCGGCGACCGCGACTGCTCCCTGCAACGCCGCAACCAGAAGGTCATCGAGGAGGCGCCGGCGCCTGCGCTGCCCGATCACGTGCGCCAGACGCTGCACCGCAGTGCCCACGACCTGCTGGCCGCCGTCCGGTACCGCAGCGCCGGAACCGTCGAGTTCGTCTACGACCCGGTCCGCGAGGAGGCCGCGTTCCTGGAGGTCAACACCCGGCTGCAGGTCGAGCACCCCGTCACCGAGGAGGTCTACGGCGTCGATCTCGTCGACCTCATGCTGCGACTGGCCCGCGACGGTCAGGTGGAGCCCGACGTGTTCACCCGCGAGTGGGTGGCGGACGGGTCGGCCATCGAGGCCCGGGTCTACGCCGAGGACCCGGGGCGCGACTGCCTGCCGTCCTCCGGCCTGGTCACCCACGCGTCCCTCCCCGGGCAGGGATCACCGTCGATGTCCGGCGTCCGCGTCGACGGCTACGTCGAGACCGGCCTGGAGGTCTCGCCTTTCTACGACCCCATGCTGGCCAAGGTGATCGCCACCGGAGTGAACCGCGACGCCGCCCTGGATCTGCTCGGCGAGGCCCTGTCGGCCAGCCGGATCGACGGCATCGTCACCAACCTCGGGCTGCTGCGCGCCCTGACCGACGAGATCGATCTGCGGGCTGCCGTGCACTCGACCAGCACCCTGTCCGAGACCGCCGACCCGGACGCGCGCATCGACGTCCTCGCGGTCGGGCCGATGACCACCGTGCAGGACCTGCCCGGTCGTCTCGGTTACTGGCACGTCGGGGTCCCGCCGAGCGGTCCGTTCGACCCCGTCTCGCTGACCGAGGCCAACCGGGCGGTCGGCAACCCGTCGTCCGCCCCCGGCCTGGAGATCACCGGCGGCGGCATCACCGTGCGCTTCTCCACGGCGTCCGTCGTCGCGGTCGCCGGGGCCGAGGTCGAGATCGCCCTCGACGGCGAACCGGCTGCGGGTTGGGCGCCGATCGAGATCCCGGCCGGTGGCGTGCTGACCGTCGGTGCTGCCACCGGACTCGGCCTGCGCAGCTACCTGGCCGTCCGCGGCGGCCTGGACGTCCCCGAATACCTGGGCAGCACCGCGACATTCACCCTCGGTGGGTTCGGTGGTCACGGCGGGCGGGCCCTGGTCGTCGGTGACGTGCTGCGCCCCCGTTCCGCCGACGCCGCCGAGAATCCCGGCCTGACGACGATTGCCGGGCCCGCCCCGGCCGACCGTCGGTTGGCCCTCACGCACGACTGGCAGATCGGGGTCACCGAGGGACCGCACGCCGCGCCCGACTTCTTCACCCGCGCCGACATCGAACAGCTCTACGCCGCCGAGTGGGAGGTCCACCACAACTCGGCCCGCACCGGTATCCGGCTGATCGGCCCGAAACCCACGTGGGCGCGCACCGACGGCGGCGAGGCCGGTCTGCACCCGTCCAACATCCACGACACCCCCTACGCCATCGGCGCTCTCGACTTCACCGGCGACACCCCGATCATCCTCGGGCCGGACGGTCCGTCCCTGGGCGGGTTCGTCTGCCCGGCCGTGGTGGCCAGCGGAGAGCTGTGGAAGCTCGGCCAGCTGCGACCGGGGGACCGCCTGCGGTTCGTTCCGGTGCCGGAGGCGGCCGCCGCCGGACTCGTCGAGCGGCGGTCCCGGCTCACGGTGCCGCGCCTCGGCGGTGACGGCGACGACGGTGTGCTGGCCCGCCGCGAAGCCGGCGACGACCGGCCGTCCGTGACGTACCGGCGGGACGGGGACGACAACGTCCTGGTCGAGTACGGGCCGATGGCCCTGGATCTCGGTCTGCGGATGCGGGTGCACGCCCTGCAGGAGGTGCTGCGCCAGCACGCCCCCCGCGGCATCGTCGACGTCACCCCGGGGATTCGCTCCCTGCAGGTGCATAGCGATCCCAGTGTGCTCAAGGCCCGGGACCTCGGTCGGCTGCTCGGCGAGCTCGAGGACCTTGTTCCCCCGACCCGGGAACTGGTGGTGCCCTCGCGGACGGTCCGCCTGCCCCTGTCCTGGGACGATCCGGCCACCCGCCTCGCGACCGAGCGCTACATGGCCGGAGTGCGGTCCGACGCGCCGTGGTGTCCGTGGAACATCGAGTTCATCCGTCGGATCAACGGTCTCGACTCGGTCGACGACGTCTTCCGTACCGTCTTCGACGCGTCCTACCTGGTGCTCGGACTGGGCGACGTGTACCTCGGCGCCCCCGTCGCCACCCCACTCGACCCCCGGCACCGGCTCGTCACCACCAAGTACAACCCGGCCCGCACCTGGACGGCGGAGAATTCCGTGGGCATCGGCGGGGCCTATCTGTGCATCTACGGCATGGAAGGTCCCGGCGGGTACCAGTTCGTCGGCCGCACCACCCAGATTTGGAACCGGTTCCGGCGGGGCGGTCTGTTCGCCGAGAACCCGTGGGCGTTGCGGTTCTTCGACCGGATCGAGTGGTACCCGGTGTCGGCGGAGGAACTGCTCGAACTCCGCGCCGAGACCGACGCCGGGCGGGGCCCGGTCGACACCACCGACGGCACCTTCTCGATCTCCGGATACGAGCGCTTCCTGGCCGACAACGCCGACTCGATCAGCACTTTCCGGGAGCGCCAGAGCCGGGCCTTCGACGAGGAGAAGGACCGCTGGCGTGCGGCGGGGGAATTCGACCGCCGGCATGAACCGCCTGCGACCGACAGCTCCGAGATCGACCTGCCCGCCGGAGCGATCGCCGTGACCGCTCCCTTCACCGCCACCGTCTGGCAGCTCAACGCCGAACCCGGCGCTACCGTCGCCGACCGTGACCCGATCCTGGCTCTGGAGGCCATGAAGATGGAGACCCGCGTCCCCGCCCCGGTCGCCGGCACCCTGCTGGAGGTCTACGTGCGACCCGGTGACGAGGTCCGGGCCGGGCAGCTGCTCGCGGCGGTGCGACCATGA
- a CDS encoding urea amidolyase associated protein UAAP2 — MTIERVASTVPVGAVHTPDSPLDWSESAVAGTVVRDDRVAPNAPWSAVVPAGQVLTIVDVGGNQSADCLIYRADDPDERYSVPDTLAAQRNAYVDTGTVLRSNEGRALMTVVANEVPHQDTIGGACSKESNTLRYGHHVAYQHGCRENFLTEAARHGLGARDLVSNLNWFMNVPVEADGALGIVDGRSAPGRRVALRADVDVLVILSNCPQMNNPCNDFNPTPLRMIVVRPETIAGSDR, encoded by the coding sequence ATGACCATCGAACGCGTCGCCAGCACCGTCCCGGTCGGCGCCGTCCATACGCCCGACTCGCCCCTGGACTGGAGCGAGAGTGCGGTCGCCGGCACCGTCGTCCGCGACGACCGGGTGGCGCCCAATGCGCCGTGGTCGGCCGTCGTCCCGGCCGGTCAGGTGCTGACCATCGTCGACGTCGGCGGCAACCAGTCGGCCGACTGCCTGATCTACCGGGCCGACGATCCCGACGAGCGGTACAGCGTGCCGGACACGCTCGCCGCCCAGCGCAACGCCTACGTCGACACCGGAACCGTGTTGCGCAGCAACGAGGGTCGCGCCCTGATGACGGTCGTCGCCAACGAGGTGCCGCACCAGGACACCATCGGCGGGGCCTGCTCGAAGGAGTCCAACACCCTGCGCTACGGGCACCATGTGGCCTACCAGCACGGCTGCCGGGAGAACTTCCTGACCGAGGCCGCCCGGCACGGGCTGGGAGCCCGCGACCTGGTGTCCAACCTCAACTGGTTCATGAACGTCCCGGTCGAGGCCGACGGTGCGCTCGGCATCGTCGACGGACGATCGGCCCCCGGCCGCCGGGTCGCGCTGCGGGCCGACGTCGACGTTCTGGTGATCCTCTCCAACTGCCCCCAGATGAACAACCCCTGCAACGACTTCAACCCCACGCCGCTGCGGATGATCGTGGTCCGGCCGGAGACCATCGCTGGGAGCGACCGATGA
- a CDS encoding urea amidolyase associated protein UAAP1, whose translation MTTISEIDVRAKHLTDSVGNARADARAQGGRRSEWMPYLPASESPWCPDGVDPAALTWAETVAPGGYTHKVLARGSRLRLDDPTGDACAHVVLFNALEPVERLNVADTQKIPWQAYLGSGHPLLSGEGRILATISADTSGRHDAFCGTTTDGVVETKYGNADPHGPTPSGRSLFVKAAAKHGLTRRDLPPSVSFFQGVRVDGEGTLQWVGSAGPGTHVELIAELPLLVLIANVTHPLDPDPDYRVGPLRVHAWRGVATGPQDGRFTATPELHRAYLNSIDYCDARGIQ comes from the coding sequence ATGACCACCATCAGCGAGATCGACGTCCGAGCTAAGCATCTCACCGACAGCGTCGGCAACGCGCGGGCCGACGCGCGGGCCCAGGGCGGCCGTCGCAGCGAGTGGATGCCGTACCTGCCCGCCTCCGAAAGCCCCTGGTGCCCGGACGGGGTCGACCCGGCCGCGCTCACCTGGGCCGAGACCGTCGCCCCCGGCGGCTACACCCACAAGGTGCTGGCCCGCGGCAGTCGGCTACGGCTGGACGATCCCACCGGTGACGCGTGCGCCCACGTGGTGCTGTTCAACGCCCTGGAACCGGTCGAGCGGCTGAACGTGGCCGACACCCAGAAGATCCCGTGGCAGGCCTACCTGGGCTCCGGGCACCCGCTGCTGTCCGGCGAGGGGCGCATCCTGGCCACGATCTCCGCCGACACCTCCGGGCGGCACGACGCTTTCTGCGGCACCACCACCGACGGCGTCGTCGAGACGAAGTACGGCAACGCCGACCCACACGGTCCCACGCCGTCCGGTCGGTCGCTGTTCGTCAAGGCCGCGGCCAAGCATGGGCTGACCCGGCGCGACCTCCCGCCCAGCGTCTCCTTCTTCCAGGGCGTCCGGGTCGACGGCGAGGGAACCCTCCAGTGGGTCGGAAGCGCCGGCCCGGGAACGCATGTCGAGCTCATCGCCGAACTGCCGCTGCTGGTGTTGATCGCCAATGTCACCCACCCGCTCGACCCCGACCCCGACTACCGGGTGGGCCCGCTGCGGGTGCACGCCTGGCGTGGGGTCGCTACCGGACCGCAGGACGGTCGCTTCACCGCGACGCCCGAACTGCACCGGGCCTACCTCAACTCCATCGACTACTGCGACGCGCGAGGAATTCAGTGA
- a CDS encoding APC family permease, translating into MTATQHGTAVSSEPSTGYRQELHRGVGSFSSFAAGFSFVSILTTVFQLFGLGFGLGGAAFFWAWPMVFAGQLLVALCFAELSARWPISGAIFQWASRLAGTTWGWFTGWIMVIGQILTVAVAAIAAQAVLPSIWSGFQIVGGSDADPSVASATGAQNAVLLGVAILVITTLINISGVRQMAMATSAGVTVEIVGVVVLIGVLFALSERGPSVVMTTDGWTGDGAYLPAFLASALMAAYVMVGFDSASELSEETHAPRRTTPRTILRALILSGIGGALLILAALMAAPSLTDGELALGGLPWIITERLGDVIGRLLLCCVAVAVLVCTLAVQTAGARMMYSMAREGAFPGHRWLSKISPRTGTPISASIVVGVGAALALLVNIHQSAIFTALASLCIAMLYLAYLGVTLPLLIQRIRLRRSGGLPSGLDEDGKPLFSLGRWGIAINVAAVLYQVGMAVNLLWPRPEIYDLTGETWWLRWSALLFVGATVLAGAAYFLTRRLHTTIELRHVPHSHQVDGMIAPTGDAR; encoded by the coding sequence ATGACTGCCACCCAGCACGGAACCGCTGTCTCGTCCGAACCGTCCACCGGCTACCGCCAGGAGCTCCATCGCGGCGTCGGATCCTTCTCGTCGTTCGCGGCGGGGTTCTCCTTCGTCTCGATCCTCACCACCGTCTTCCAGCTGTTCGGTCTGGGCTTCGGCCTGGGCGGTGCGGCGTTCTTCTGGGCCTGGCCGATGGTCTTCGCCGGGCAGCTGCTCGTCGCCCTCTGCTTCGCGGAACTGTCGGCGCGCTGGCCCATCTCCGGCGCCATCTTCCAGTGGGCGAGCCGGCTGGCCGGCACCACGTGGGGATGGTTCACCGGCTGGATCATGGTGATCGGACAGATCCTCACCGTCGCCGTGGCCGCCATCGCTGCCCAGGCCGTCCTGCCCAGCATCTGGTCCGGCTTCCAGATCGTCGGCGGCTCGGACGCCGACCCATCGGTTGCGTCAGCCACTGGCGCGCAGAACGCCGTCCTGCTGGGTGTGGCCATCCTGGTGATCACCACCCTGATCAACATCTCGGGTGTTCGGCAGATGGCGATGGCCACCAGCGCCGGTGTCACCGTCGAGATCGTCGGCGTCGTCGTCCTCATCGGCGTCCTGTTTGCGCTCTCCGAACGCGGGCCGTCGGTCGTCATGACCACCGACGGCTGGACCGGTGACGGCGCGTACCTGCCGGCGTTCCTGGCCTCCGCCCTGATGGCCGCGTACGTCATGGTCGGATTCGACTCGGCCAGCGAACTGTCCGAGGAGACCCACGCCCCGCGCCGCACCACCCCGCGGACGATCCTGCGGGCGTTGATCCTGTCCGGCATCGGCGGTGCCCTGCTGATCCTGGCGGCGCTCATGGCCGCGCCGAGTCTGACCGACGGCGAGCTCGCGCTCGGCGGTCTGCCCTGGATCATCACCGAGCGGCTGGGCGACGTGATCGGCCGGCTGCTGCTGTGCTGTGTCGCCGTGGCCGTCCTGGTCTGCACGCTCGCCGTCCAGACCGCCGGGGCCCGCATGATGTATTCCATGGCCCGCGAGGGCGCCTTCCCGGGACACCGTTGGCTGAGCAAGATCTCGCCCCGCACCGGCACCCCGATCAGCGCCTCGATCGTCGTCGGGGTGGGCGCCGCGCTGGCCCTGCTGGTCAACATTCACCAGTCGGCGATCTTCACCGCGCTGGCCAGCCTGTGCATCGCCATGCTCTACCTGGCCTACCTCGGCGTCACCCTGCCGCTGCTGATCCAGCGGATCCGACTGCGCCGCAGCGGCGGTCTGCCTTCCGGTCTAGACGAGGACGGCAAGCCGCTGTTCTCCCTCGGCCGCTGGGGCATCGCCATCAACGTCGCCGCCGTGCTCTATCAGGTCGGCATGGCCGTCAACCTGCTGTGGCCCCGGCCGGAGATCTACGACCTCACCGGTGAGACCTGGTGGCTGCGCTGGAGCGCCCTGCTGTTTGTCGGCGCCACGGTCCTGGCCGGGGCGGCCTACTTCCTCACCCGCCGCCTGCACACGACCATCGAGCTGCGGCACGTCCCGCACAGCCACCAGGTCGACGGCATGATCGCCCCCACCGGAGACGCTCGATGA